From a region of the Oryza sativa Japonica Group chromosome 6, ASM3414082v1 genome:
- the LOC107281444 gene encoding uncharacterized protein — protein sequence MNWFALVLRFIGSVLRTSRGCSRLRALLAADTSEGKSTGKENKSINTGRFDRVNNIVGGLHDVFSGLAVAVDCVGGIGAITSLVRHVYDAQIAAAQWNGKELIDVPEDITLELAIEIWQIFLEHAAGDVIDKAPSLSVKVGQQIILREKIKAASMKLQSKKAAIEVLESHIKCTEEIVKAKIGKERKNYEKEFSFARGLGGHIPYEAMFVWYCYYLEFGGLHMKRERAFNQSAQPSSAAWSVSHDPHPRWTCKCNPSRVSFSVSNKNPCTLHQARLQNLIQYFQCPMTQIGQRKKNRNRQTCTKGMDAAGRRIVRALIRANDAMEPVTDTIASAAAHVGLVYGAMEVVRDIRVVVGGMLRVARGSGDGGQAEAAPAVDLAGACGLGTSTSSTGMENELTCRRTTSDHCHQKLNHGKGRNVQFDDLPEDVICLIFSKLQLKDLVSTSVLSSKWKHMWTICPTLRFDSSTLCGSNMCSAEQFTQKFIDNVNAVLQQHRGKLVEALEIKIDFNSRLANHLNNWITKIEIDAVNLKAFVYKGFKLRVDLSEAKGLETVDIEFFGIALDYLLTAIPSALPSVQNLTIEARILQESPWFVETSCKFSQLKCLRMLLHHRFSDNRNTLGLASFLKAAPLIEQLELDDLYERQAGCYAISTVRFHISGPSPTAFLGDLVLQNTY from the exons ATGAATTGGTTTGCTCTAGTGTTGAGATTCATAGGATCTGTTCTTCGTACGAGCCGAGGCTGTAGTCGACTTCGTGCACTTCTTGCTGCTGATACTAGTGAAGGGAAATCTACAGGAAAAGAGAACAAGAGCATCAACACCGGTAGATTTGACAGAGTCAATAACATTGTTGGGGGACTACATGATGTATTCAGTGGATTAGCGGTTGCCGTGGATTGTGTTGGGGGAATCGGCGCTATCACTAGTCTTGTTCGTCATGTTTATG ATGCCCAAATAGCTGCTGCACAGTGGAATGGGAAGGAACTGATAGATGTGCCAGAAGATATAACTCTGGAGCTCGCTATTGAAATATGGCAGATCTTCTTAGAACATGCAGCTGGCGATGTCATTGACAAGGCCCCAAGTCTTTCAGTTAAGGTGGGGCAACAGATTATACTGCGAGAAAAAATCAAAGCAGCATCAATGAAGTTACAATCGAAGAAAGCGGCTATAGAGGTACTTGAGAGCCATATCAAGTGCACAGAAG aaATTGTAAAAGCCAAAATagggaaagaaagaaaaaactatgAGAAGGAATTTTCTTTTGCCAGGGGTCTGGGTGGCCATATTCCATATGAAGCAATGTTTGTATG GTATTGCTACTATTTGGAGTTTGGAGGTCTTCACATGAAACGCGAGCGTGCATTCAATCAATCAG CTCAACCCTCGTCGGCGGCGTGGTCAGTGTCCCATGATCCCCATCCGCGATGGACCTGCAAATGCAATCCTAGTAGAGTTTCCTTCTCCGTTTCGAACAAGAACCCCTGTACTTTACATCAAGCTCGATTACAAAATCTGATCCAATACTTCCAATGCCCTATGACCCAGATtggccaaagaaaaaaaaatcgaaatcgCCAGACCTGCACCAAAGGCATGGATGCGGCGGGCCGCCGCATCGTTCGCGCGCTCATCCGGGCCAATGATGCGATGGAGCCTGTGACCGACAcaatcgcctccgccgccgcccatgtcggcctcgtctacggcgcgatGGAAGTTGTTCGGGACattcgcgtcgtcgtcggcggcatgCTCAGAGTTGCTCGGggcagcggagatggcggccAAGCTGAAGCTGCTCCTGCtgtcgacctcgccggcgcgtGCGGGCTGGGCACTTCAACCAGCAG tACTGGAATGGAGAATGAACTGACCTGCAGACGAACGACATCAGATCATTGCCATCAGAAGCTAAACCACGGAAAGGGGAGAAATGTTCAATTTGATGATCTTCCAGAG GATGTGATATGCTTGATATTTTCGAAGCTGCAGCTGAAAGATCTTGTAAGCACCAGTGTCTTGTCAAGCAAATGGAAACATATGTGGACAATTTGTCCAACACTAAGATTTGATAGCAGTACACTGTGTGGCAGCAACATGTGCAGTGCAGAACAATTTACTCAGAAATTCATTGACAACGTTAATGCGGTATTGCAGCAGCACCGTGGCAAACTGGTTGAAGCACTAGAGATCAAAATTGATTTTAACAGCAGACTGGCTAATCATCTCAACAACTGG ATAACAAAAATAGAAATAGATGCAGTTAATCTTAAGGCTTTTGTATACAAAGGATTTAAGCTGCGTGTTGACTTAAGTGAAGCAAAAGGACTGGAAACTGTAGATATTGAATTCTTTGGTATAGCTTTAGATTATCTTCTTACTGCAATTCCCAGTGCACTTCCCAGCGTGCAAAATCTGACTATTGAAGCTCGCATTTTACAAGAG TCACCCTGGTTTGTGGAAACTTCATGCAAGTTTTCTCAGCTCAAGTGCTTAAGGATGTTGCTGCATCACCGGTTTAGTGATAACCGCAATACTCTCGGCTTGGCTTCCTTTTTGAAGGCTGCCCCTCTCATTGAACAATTGGAGCTCGAT
- the LOC4340428 gene encoding choline/ethanolaminephosphotransferase 1 isoform X1 — MGYIGAHGVETLKRYRYSGQDHSVVAKYVLQPFWSRCVTLFPLWMPPNMITLTGFMFLVVSALLGYIYSPHLDTAPPRWVHLAHGLLLFLYQTFDAVDGKQARRTSSSSPLGELFDHGCDALACAFEALALGSTLMCGRFTFCFWVIAAVPFYLATWEHFFTNTLILPLINGPTEGLMLIYLSHSFTFLTGAEWWAQDFRKSIPLLSWVPLPFIPDIPLYIIVMILMILFAVIPTIGSNVSNVQKVVEARKGSMVLALAMLLPFIALLTGVAVWSYLSPSDIMRNQPHLLVIGTGFAFGYLVGRMILAHLCDEPKGLKTGMCMSLVFLPFAIANALTAKINAGIPLVDELLVLFLYCAYTVGLYLHLAVSVVHEIKDALGIYCFRITRKEA; from the exons ATGGGGTACATCGGGGCGCACGGGGTGGAGACGCTGAAGCGGTACAGGTACAGCGGGCAGGACCACTCGGTGGTGGCCAAGTACGTGCTCCAGCCCTTCTGGAGCAGATGCGTCACCCTCTTCCCGCTCTGGATGCC ACCTAATATG aTCACACTCACTGGATTCATGTTTCTAGTTGTATCAGCACTTCTTGGCTAT ATCTATTCGCCCCACCTCGACACAGCTCCCCCTAGGTGGGTCCATCTTGCCCATGGATTACTTCTCTTCTTATACCAG ACTTTTGATGCTGTTGATGGTAAACAAGCAAGGCGCACTAGCTCATCAAGTCCTCTAGGAGAACTTTTTGATCATG GATGTGATGCTCTTGCCTGTGCT TTTGAAGCATTAGCCCTTGGAAGCACCTTGATGTGTGGAAGGTTTACTTTCTGTTTCTGGGTGATTGCTGCTGTCCCGTTCTATCTTGCAACATGGGAACA CTTCTTTACAAATACACTTATTCTTCCTTTAATAAATGGACCTACGGAGGGCCTGATGCTGATATATCTATCCCACTCTTTTACCTTTCTTACTG GCGCTGAATGGTGGGCACAAGATTTTCGGAAGTCGATACCCCTTTTAAGTTGGGTACCCCTTCCATTTATTCCAG ATATCCCCTTATACATTATTGTGATGATTCTTATGATCCTGTTTGCCGTAATCCCTACCATTGGATCCAA TGTCAGCAATGTCCAAAAAGTAGTTGAAGCAAGAAAAGGAAGCATGGTATTGGCATTGGCAATG CTCCTTCCTTTCATTGCATTGTTAACTGGAGTTGCTGTCTG GTCTTACCTCTCTCCTTCAGATATTATGAGGAATCAGCCACATCTGCTTGTGATCGGAACTGGTTTTGCTTTTGGATATTTGGTG GGAAGGATGATACTTGCTCATTTATGTGATGAACCCAAAGGTCTCAAAACTGGAATGTGCATG TCTCTGGTGTTTCTTCCTTTCGCTATTGCAAATGCTCTCACAGCAAAGATCAATGCTGG GATTCCTTTAGTTGATGAGCTGCTGGTTCTTTTCCTGTATTGCGCATACACAG TGGGCCTTTACCTGCATCTTGCCGTTTCTGTTGTGCATGAAATCAAGGATGCTCTTGGAATCTATTGCTTCAG GATAACTAGAAAAGAGGCTTGA
- the LOC4340428 gene encoding choline/ethanolaminephosphotransferase 1 isoform X2 has protein sequence MRHPLPALDAITLTGFMFLVVSALLGYIYSPHLDTAPPRWVHLAHGLLLFLYQTFDAVDGKQARRTSSSSPLGELFDHGCDALACAFEALALGSTLMCGRFTFCFWVIAAVPFYLATWEHFFTNTLILPLINGPTEGLMLIYLSHSFTFLTGAEWWAQDFRKSIPLLSWVPLPFIPDIPLYIIVMILMILFAVIPTIGSNVSNVQKVVEARKGSMVLALAMLLPFIALLTGVAVWSYLSPSDIMRNQPHLLVIGTGFAFGYLVGRMILAHLCDEPKGLKTGMCMSLVFLPFAIANALTAKINAGIPLVDELLVLFLYCAYTVGLYLHLAVSVVHEIKDALGIYCFRITRKEA, from the exons ATGCGTCACCCTCTTCCCGCTCTGGATGCC aTCACACTCACTGGATTCATGTTTCTAGTTGTATCAGCACTTCTTGGCTAT ATCTATTCGCCCCACCTCGACACAGCTCCCCCTAGGTGGGTCCATCTTGCCCATGGATTACTTCTCTTCTTATACCAG ACTTTTGATGCTGTTGATGGTAAACAAGCAAGGCGCACTAGCTCATCAAGTCCTCTAGGAGAACTTTTTGATCATG GATGTGATGCTCTTGCCTGTGCT TTTGAAGCATTAGCCCTTGGAAGCACCTTGATGTGTGGAAGGTTTACTTTCTGTTTCTGGGTGATTGCTGCTGTCCCGTTCTATCTTGCAACATGGGAACA CTTCTTTACAAATACACTTATTCTTCCTTTAATAAATGGACCTACGGAGGGCCTGATGCTGATATATCTATCCCACTCTTTTACCTTTCTTACTG GCGCTGAATGGTGGGCACAAGATTTTCGGAAGTCGATACCCCTTTTAAGTTGGGTACCCCTTCCATTTATTCCAG ATATCCCCTTATACATTATTGTGATGATTCTTATGATCCTGTTTGCCGTAATCCCTACCATTGGATCCAA TGTCAGCAATGTCCAAAAAGTAGTTGAAGCAAGAAAAGGAAGCATGGTATTGGCATTGGCAATG CTCCTTCCTTTCATTGCATTGTTAACTGGAGTTGCTGTCTG GTCTTACCTCTCTCCTTCAGATATTATGAGGAATCAGCCACATCTGCTTGTGATCGGAACTGGTTTTGCTTTTGGATATTTGGTG GGAAGGATGATACTTGCTCATTTATGTGATGAACCCAAAGGTCTCAAAACTGGAATGTGCATG TCTCTGGTGTTTCTTCCTTTCGCTATTGCAAATGCTCTCACAGCAAAGATCAATGCTGG GATTCCTTTAGTTGATGAGCTGCTGGTTCTTTTCCTGTATTGCGCATACACAG TGGGCCTTTACCTGCATCTTGCCGTTTCTGTTGTGCATGAAATCAAGGATGCTCTTGGAATCTATTGCTTCAG GATAACTAGAAAAGAGGCTTGA